Proteins from a single region of Nocardioides anomalus:
- a CDS encoding Rossmann-fold NAD(P)-binding domain-containing protein encodes MTTPCSSHQDSSSQRLPAVAVVGGHGKTGRRIAAKLEALGHDVRVLGRRATPAFDWAAPEGWAEALAGASAAYVAFAPDLAVPGGPDAVTELTRVALGVGCQRVVLLSGRGEAEAQRAERMVLEACPAATVVRCAWFAQNFTETDFAELVRGGSLTLPGGEAAEPFVDVEDIADVAVAALTDATHAGEVYELTGPAALTLGEVAAVLSAVGGAPVGYVPISLADLEAGLRADGVPEEVVGLMGFLFGSVFGRNPSVADGVRRALGRPPTDLRTALVRDRERAAASMV; translated from the coding sequence ATGACGACACCTTGCAGCAGCCACCAGGACTCCTCCTCGCAGCGCCTGCCCGCCGTCGCCGTGGTCGGCGGGCACGGCAAGACCGGTCGCCGCATCGCCGCGAAGCTCGAGGCCCTCGGCCACGACGTCCGGGTGCTCGGGCGCCGCGCGACCCCCGCCTTCGACTGGGCCGCGCCCGAGGGCTGGGCGGAGGCACTGGCTGGTGCATCGGCGGCGTACGTCGCGTTCGCGCCCGACCTGGCCGTGCCGGGCGGACCGGACGCGGTCACCGAGCTGACCCGGGTGGCCCTCGGCGTCGGTTGCCAGCGGGTGGTCCTGCTGTCGGGGCGCGGGGAGGCCGAGGCGCAGCGGGCGGAGCGGATGGTGCTCGAGGCGTGCCCAGCGGCGACGGTCGTGCGGTGCGCGTGGTTCGCGCAGAACTTCACCGAGACCGACTTCGCGGAGCTGGTCCGCGGCGGGTCGTTGACCCTGCCGGGCGGGGAGGCGGCGGAGCCGTTCGTCGACGTCGAGGACATCGCCGACGTGGCGGTGGCCGCGCTGACCGACGCCACGCACGCGGGGGAGGTCTACGAGCTCACCGGTCCGGCCGCCCTCACCCTCGGCGAGGTGGCCGCGGTGCTGTCGGCGGTGGGTGGCGCACCCGTCGGCTACGTCCCGATCTCGCTGGCCGACCTCGAGGCGGGCCTGCGCGCAGACGGGGTGCCCGAGGAGGTCGTCGGGCTGATGGGCTTCCTCTTCGGGAGCGTGTTCGGGCGCAACCCGTCGGTCGCGGACGGCGTACGCCGGGCACTCGGCCGCCCGCCGACCGACCTGCGCACGGCGCTGGTCCGCGACCGCGAGCGGGCGGCGGCGTCGATGGTGTGA
- a CDS encoding GAF and ANTAR domain-containing protein: MITTARLIEAFVDLADTLVADFDLVDFLQELTVHAAEASGADAVGIVLADHDGRLQFVASSNESGRALELYQLQAEEGPCLDCYRTATPVVNADLAEAQELWPHFAPRAASAGYRSVHAFPMRLRDEAIGALNLFGAEPLRFESEDIGVVQALADVATIALLQQRSLARAEALTEQLQGALNSRILIEQAKGAIAEREGISPSEAFELLRAQARAERRPLVELASEVLAR, encoded by the coding sequence ATGATCACGACCGCGCGACTCATCGAGGCGTTCGTCGACCTCGCCGACACGCTCGTGGCGGACTTCGACCTCGTCGACTTCCTGCAGGAGCTCACCGTCCACGCCGCCGAGGCCAGCGGCGCGGACGCCGTGGGCATCGTCCTGGCCGACCACGACGGCCGCCTGCAGTTCGTGGCGTCCTCCAACGAGTCCGGTCGCGCCCTCGAGCTGTACCAGCTCCAGGCCGAGGAGGGCCCCTGCCTGGACTGCTACCGGACCGCGACCCCGGTCGTCAACGCCGACCTCGCGGAGGCCCAGGAACTGTGGCCACACTTCGCTCCCCGGGCGGCCAGCGCCGGGTACCGGTCCGTGCACGCCTTCCCGATGCGACTGCGGGACGAGGCGATCGGCGCGCTCAACCTCTTCGGGGCCGAGCCGCTGCGCTTCGAGTCCGAGGACATCGGCGTCGTGCAGGCCCTGGCCGATGTCGCCACGATCGCCCTGCTGCAGCAGCGCAGCCTCGCGCGCGCCGAGGCGCTGACCGAGCAGCTGCAGGGCGCCCTCAACAGCCGGATCCTCATCGAGCAGGCGAAGGGGGCGATCGCCGAGCGCGAGGGCATCTCCCCGAGCGAGGCCTTCGAGCTGCTGCGCGCGCAGGCCCGCGCGGAGCGGCGGCCCCTGGTCGAGCTGGCCTCCGAGGTCCTCGCGCGCTAG
- a CDS encoding GAF and ANTAR domain-containing protein: MVDLDLLGACVSTVGAAGLEVLAASDGDARRLEDLQFSLGEGPSGEAFRTAQPVLVADVGAAETRWLQFAAAVGARGVGGVYAFPLQLGAARSGVLTAYTRAGHQLSITQLGAGVAWAETARDLLLGAVDDDADSLPPGTSVPLRSVVYQAQGMLMVRLGISLADALVLLRAMAYADGVDINDLAAAVVSGVRAADPDAGAAQ; this comes from the coding sequence GTGGTCGACCTGGACCTGCTGGGCGCGTGCGTGTCGACGGTCGGGGCGGCCGGGCTCGAGGTCCTCGCGGCCTCCGACGGCGACGCACGGCGCCTGGAGGACCTGCAGTTCTCCTTGGGTGAGGGCCCCAGCGGCGAGGCGTTCCGGACGGCCCAGCCCGTCCTGGTCGCCGACGTGGGTGCGGCCGAGACGCGGTGGCTGCAGTTCGCGGCCGCGGTCGGGGCCAGAGGCGTCGGCGGGGTCTACGCCTTCCCGCTCCAGCTCGGTGCGGCTCGGTCGGGAGTGCTCACCGCCTACACCCGCGCAGGGCACCAGCTGAGCATCACGCAGCTGGGGGCAGGAGTGGCGTGGGCGGAGACCGCGCGCGACCTGCTCCTCGGGGCGGTGGACGACGACGCCGACTCGCTCCCGCCGGGCACTTCCGTCCCGCTGCGCTCGGTGGTCTACCAGGCACAGGGCATGTTGATGGTGCGGCTGGGGATCAGCCTGGCCGACGCGCTGGTCCTGCTCCGGGCGATGGCGTACGCCGACGGAGTGGACATCAACGACCTGGCCGCTGCCGTCGTGAGCGGTGTGCGAGCCGCGGATCCTGACGCGGGAGCGGCACAATGA
- a CDS encoding collagen-like protein produces the protein MNLLRRPGSRLAAAGIATGTLLAVVGGAYATSGDKDAAVDGMVNACVNVANKQLRLETPQTPCVTTGPRGQREREIAWNKKGDTGAAGANGATGATGPAGPKGDTGAKGADGAKGDTGATGPVGPTGATGAAGAAGPAGPAGPKGDTGNTGPAGPAGPTGQTGATGQTGPQGPAGPQGPAGPAGSGGGGATLKDGNGTTLGTIVQADSRGVTFLTSGNYLVDVGWDGVMYPAQAYYTGANCTGSAYLNSGQGANGDTNLPLYARTVVWLGTPQTFAIPNTTNASGSFASTRFTSATIDNPDCGTSTGTKDGWALKNTTVATVGLPRQRQRRNFRDTAHLLNRLALGRPLIPGRPGA, from the coding sequence ATGAACTTGCTCCGTCGCCCTGGATCGCGCCTGGCCGCAGCTGGCATCGCGACAGGGACACTCCTCGCTGTCGTCGGTGGCGCCTACGCCACCTCTGGCGACAAGGACGCCGCGGTTGACGGCATGGTCAACGCCTGCGTCAACGTCGCGAACAAGCAGCTGCGGCTCGAGACGCCGCAGACCCCGTGCGTTACCACCGGCCCCCGTGGGCAGCGTGAGCGCGAGATCGCCTGGAACAAGAAGGGCGACACCGGCGCCGCAGGTGCGAACGGGGCGACTGGCGCCACAGGGCCCGCCGGACCCAAGGGAGACACCGGCGCCAAGGGCGCCGACGGAGCCAAGGGCGACACGGGCGCCACCGGGCCTGTCGGCCCCACCGGCGCGACCGGCGCAGCTGGCGCCGCCGGGCCCGCCGGGCCCGCCGGCCCCAAGGGAGACACCGGCAACACCGGACCGGCCGGCCCTGCTGGTCCGACCGGACAGACCGGAGCGACCGGACAGACCGGCCCGCAAGGACCGGCCGGCCCACAGGGACCCGCCGGTCCCGCTGGCTCCGGTGGCGGCGGCGCCACGCTCAAGGACGGCAACGGCACCACCCTCGGAACGATCGTCCAGGCCGACTCCCGCGGAGTCACCTTCTTGACCAGCGGCAACTACCTGGTCGACGTCGGCTGGGACGGCGTCATGTACCCCGCCCAGGCCTACTACACCGGCGCGAACTGCACCGGCAGCGCCTACCTCAACTCCGGCCAGGGCGCCAACGGCGACACCAACCTGCCGCTCTACGCCCGCACCGTGGTCTGGCTGGGCACCCCCCAGACGTTCGCCATCCCCAACACCACCAACGCATCAGGGTCCTTCGCCTCGACCCGGTTCACCTCGGCCACCATCGACAACCCCGACTGCGGGACCTCGACCGGCACCAAGGACGGTTGGGCGCTGAAGAACACCACCGTCGCAACGGTTGGTCTCCCCCGCCAACGCCAGCGACGGAACTTTCGCGACACCGCTCACCTTCTGAACCGTCTAGCGCTCGGGCGACCCCTGATTCCGGGGCGCCCGGGCGCCTGA
- a CDS encoding DUF3263 domain-containing protein codes for MTTGRAVQNVDARYELTDRDREVLEFERHWWKYNGAKESAIREKFDKSSVCCYQVLNWLLDQPAALEADPHLVPGFAGFAKPGRRSVQPVVVRGARETTASEPQPSQRLLWPQAYAGSSPGSRLDVRTLGP; via the coding sequence ATGACCACGGGGAGAGCGGTCCAGAACGTCGACGCTCGCTACGAGCTCACAGACCGGGACCGCGAGGTCCTCGAGTTCGAGCGGCACTGGTGGAAGTACAACGGCGCCAAAGAGTCTGCGATCCGCGAGAAGTTCGACAAGTCGAGCGTCTGCTGCTACCAGGTGCTCAACTGGCTGCTCGACCAGCCCGCAGCTCTGGAGGCCGACCCCCATCTCGTTCCAGGCTTCGCCGGCTTCGCCAAGCCCGGCAGGCGCAGCGTGCAGCCCGTGGTAGTTCGCGGCGCGCGGGAAACGACGGCTTCTGAGCCCCAGCCGTCACAGCGGTTGCTGTGGCCACAGGCGTACGCCGGTTCTTCTCCCGGTAGCCGACTCGACGTCCGAACCCTGGGTCCGTGA
- a CDS encoding DUF5131 family protein, with the protein MRKGARTGTNSSIEWTEVTWNPVTGCDRVAAGCDNCYALALARRLKATGVAKYQNDGDPRTSGPGFDVTVHPGALGQPKKWRSPRVVFVNSMSDLFHARVPLSFVRDVFDVMAETPQHTYQVLTTPTSPLGKTPRSSWMSSWSRLSESNRRPIHYE; encoded by the coding sequence GTGAGGAAGGGTGCGCGGACGGGCACGAACAGCTCGATCGAGTGGACCGAGGTCACGTGGAACCCCGTCACCGGTTGTGACCGAGTCGCCGCTGGATGCGACAACTGCTACGCGTTGGCCCTCGCGAGGCGGTTGAAGGCAACGGGCGTCGCGAAGTACCAGAACGACGGCGACCCGCGCACCTCCGGGCCGGGCTTCGATGTGACCGTCCATCCTGGAGCGCTCGGCCAGCCCAAGAAATGGCGATCGCCCAGGGTGGTCTTCGTCAATTCAATGAGCGACCTCTTCCACGCCAGGGTGCCGCTCAGTTTCGTCCGCGACGTGTTTGACGTCATGGCGGAGACGCCGCAGCACACCTATCAGGTGCTCACCACCCCGACGAGCCCCTTAGGGAAAACGCCCAGGTCAAGCTGGATGAGTTCGTGGAGCCGCCTGTCGGAATCGAACCGACGACCTATTCATTACGAGTGA
- a CDS encoding LysR family transcriptional regulator yields MLSLHQLTCFLSVYEHGSLTRAAEELGYAQPSVSEQIRALEKTLGVQLFRRVGRGVVPTTVADTLRPHAERTLRAAEDTRRAAQAVKAFETGTIRFGMFGTARLYAGAALVADVLERYPGVRVELVGQNSSEVAEELRRGRLEAAMLALHSVESEGMQVTPVARDELVYVSADPARLESPVTAKRLSEASLVMPETTWRATDSIRIMLRQLLHEAGRNPASRIEVEDVEIAVELVGMGLADTVIPRGAAEQLLPRLAPQAGFVSLRPRLFDMFAIVHRRGATLSPAAQLMIQLATTRIQAIATPL; encoded by the coding sequence ATGTTGTCACTGCACCAGCTGACCTGCTTCCTGAGCGTCTACGAGCACGGGTCGCTGACCCGGGCGGCCGAGGAGCTGGGCTACGCGCAGCCGTCGGTGTCGGAGCAGATCCGCGCGCTGGAGAAGACGCTGGGGGTGCAGCTGTTCCGGCGGGTCGGGCGCGGGGTGGTGCCGACGACGGTGGCGGACACGCTGCGGCCGCACGCGGAGCGGACGCTGCGGGCGGCGGAGGACACGCGGCGGGCGGCGCAGGCGGTCAAGGCGTTCGAGACCGGGACCATCCGCTTCGGGATGTTCGGCACCGCTCGGCTGTACGCCGGTGCGGCGCTCGTCGCCGACGTGCTCGAGCGCTACCCCGGGGTGCGGGTGGAGCTGGTGGGGCAGAACTCGAGCGAGGTGGCCGAGGAGCTGCGCCGGGGGCGGCTCGAGGCGGCGATGCTCGCGCTGCACTCGGTGGAGAGCGAGGGCATGCAGGTCACGCCGGTGGCGCGCGACGAGCTGGTCTACGTGAGCGCCGACCCGGCGCGACTGGAGAGCCCGGTGACGGCCAAACGGCTGTCCGAGGCCAGCTTGGTGATGCCTGAGACCACGTGGCGCGCGACGGACTCGATCCGGATCATGCTGCGCCAGCTGCTGCACGAGGCGGGCCGCAACCCGGCGAGCCGGATCGAGGTGGAGGACGTCGAGATCGCGGTCGAGCTGGTCGGGATGGGGCTGGCCGACACCGTCATCCCGCGCGGCGCGGCCGAGCAGCTGCTGCCGCGGCTGGCACCGCAGGCGGGGTTCGTGTCGCTGCGCCCGCGGCTGTTCGACATGTTCGCGATCGTGCACCGCCGCGGGGCGACCCTGTCCCCCGCGGCCCAGCTGATGATCCAGCTCGCCACCACCCGGATCCAGGCCATCGCCACGCCGCTCTGA
- a CDS encoding TauD/TfdA dioxygenase family protein has protein sequence MTLTADPRTQRLAVQQLGGRIGAVVDGVHLGPDLDAETLAEVRAAILRHKVVFFRGQHHLDDAGQTAFASLLGPLTTAHPTVNTGSAHVLSLAATQGMAANSWHTDVTFVDRIPAFSVLRGVTIPPYGGTTNWANTATAYDALPDSLKALVDGLWARHTNEFDYARESESYDERGEQDALNRDEFRSTYFETEHPVVRVHPETGERTLLLGHFVKRFVGLNTSESSAIFQLLQNRVTKLENTVRWSWQEGDVAVWDNRATQHYAVADFDTHRREVRRVTVAGDVPVAIDGRTSRVVGGSSDGYVDIDALIS, from the coding sequence GTGACCCTCACAGCAGACCCCCGCACCCAGCGCCTCGCGGTGCAGCAGCTCGGCGGCCGGATCGGTGCCGTGGTCGACGGCGTCCACCTCGGCCCGGACCTCGACGCCGAGACCCTGGCCGAGGTGCGGGCCGCGATCCTGCGCCACAAGGTCGTGTTCTTCCGCGGCCAGCACCACCTCGACGACGCCGGCCAGACCGCGTTCGCCTCGCTGCTCGGCCCGCTCACGACCGCGCACCCGACGGTCAACACCGGCAGCGCGCACGTGCTGAGCCTGGCCGCGACCCAGGGCATGGCCGCCAACAGCTGGCACACCGACGTGACCTTCGTGGACCGCATCCCGGCCTTCAGCGTGCTGCGCGGCGTCACCATCCCGCCGTACGGCGGCACCACCAACTGGGCCAACACCGCCACGGCGTACGACGCGCTGCCGGACTCGCTCAAGGCGCTGGTCGACGGCCTCTGGGCCCGGCACACCAACGAGTTCGACTACGCCCGCGAGTCCGAGTCCTACGACGAGCGGGGCGAGCAGGACGCGCTGAACCGCGACGAGTTCCGCTCGACGTACTTCGAGACCGAGCACCCGGTCGTGCGCGTGCACCCCGAGACCGGCGAGCGGACGCTGCTGCTGGGCCACTTCGTCAAGCGCTTCGTGGGGCTCAACACCTCGGAGTCCTCGGCGATCTTCCAGCTGCTGCAGAACCGCGTGACCAAGCTCGAGAACACCGTGCGCTGGTCCTGGCAGGAGGGCGACGTCGCGGTCTGGGACAACCGCGCGACGCAGCACTACGCCGTGGCCGACTTCGACACCCACCGCCGCGAGGTGCGCCGGGTCACCGTCGCCGGCGACGTCCCGGTCGCGATCGACGGCCGGACCAGCCGGGTCGTCGGGGGCAGTTCGGACGGCTACGTCGACATCGACGCGCTGATCAGCTGA
- a CDS encoding alpha/beta hydrolase — translation MKATRLIGALVVLALVLGTVFAVAVTLRDDGSAEPGRATLAPTPAPEDGSSEPPAPDLSAFYGQTLDWAFCPGSEEDECATLTVPLDYQDPGGRTLDLAVLKVPAEKPDERIGSMVVDPGGPGAPATTYASDGGWGDALREHFDIVGMDPRGVGQSDPVDCLSDADMDAFLAGDPDPDTPAEELAYAASVKGFGAGCEKNSGALAAHVSTIEAARDMDVLRSALGENHLTYFGASYGTELGATYAEFFPQQVGRLVLDGAVDPTLGLVESAKVQAGGFETALRSYVQHCVDGGDCPLGDSVDAGVTRVQQFLADTDQQPLGTRLGDRKLTEGLAYYGIGAALYSEEAWSLLDRGFNDAIGDGDGTVLALLADLYADRNVDGTYKSNLLEAFPTISCLDKPESVPFDQVEKYVPELEAVSPTWGRTYAWGLTTCAGYTARSTETPRPLRGAGAAPIVVIGTTRDPATPFSEAQALASQLQSAVLVSRDGDGHTAYSSGNQCIADAVEDYLVDGTVPQDGLQC, via the coding sequence GTGAAGGCCACCCGCCTGATCGGTGCCCTCGTCGTCCTGGCCCTGGTCCTCGGCACCGTGTTCGCCGTCGCGGTGACCCTGCGCGACGACGGCTCGGCCGAGCCCGGCCGCGCGACCCTCGCGCCCACCCCGGCGCCCGAGGACGGTTCCAGCGAGCCGCCGGCGCCCGACCTCTCGGCGTTCTACGGCCAGACACTGGACTGGGCGTTCTGCCCGGGCAGCGAGGAGGACGAGTGCGCGACGCTCACCGTCCCCCTGGACTACCAGGACCCCGGCGGCCGCACGCTCGACCTCGCCGTGCTCAAGGTGCCGGCGGAGAAGCCCGACGAGCGGATCGGCTCGATGGTCGTCGACCCCGGTGGCCCGGGTGCGCCCGCCACGACGTACGCCAGCGACGGCGGGTGGGGCGACGCGCTGCGCGAGCACTTCGACATCGTCGGCATGGACCCGCGCGGCGTCGGGCAGTCCGACCCGGTCGACTGCCTGTCCGATGCCGACATGGACGCCTTCCTGGCCGGCGACCCCGACCCGGACACCCCGGCCGAGGAGTTGGCGTACGCCGCGTCGGTGAAGGGGTTCGGCGCCGGCTGCGAGAAGAACTCCGGCGCCCTGGCCGCCCACGTCTCCACCATCGAGGCCGCCCGCGACATGGACGTGCTGCGCTCGGCGCTGGGGGAGAACCACCTGACCTACTTCGGCGCCTCCTACGGCACCGAGCTGGGCGCGACCTACGCCGAGTTCTTCCCTCAGCAGGTCGGCCGGCTCGTCCTCGACGGTGCCGTCGACCCGACCCTCGGGCTGGTGGAGTCGGCCAAGGTCCAGGCCGGCGGCTTCGAGACCGCGCTGCGCTCCTACGTCCAGCACTGCGTCGACGGCGGCGACTGCCCGCTCGGCGACTCCGTGGACGCCGGCGTGACCCGGGTGCAGCAGTTCTTGGCCGACACCGACCAGCAGCCGCTCGGCACCCGGCTCGGTGACCGCAAGCTCACCGAGGGGCTCGCCTACTACGGCATCGGCGCCGCGCTCTACAGCGAGGAGGCGTGGTCGCTGCTCGACCGCGGCTTCAACGACGCGATCGGCGACGGGGACGGCACGGTGCTCGCCCTGCTCGCCGACCTCTACGCCGACCGCAACGTCGACGGCACCTACAAGAGCAACCTGCTCGAGGCCTTCCCGACCATCAGCTGCCTGGACAAGCCAGAGTCGGTCCCGTTCGACCAGGTCGAGAAGTACGTCCCCGAGCTCGAGGCCGTCTCGCCCACGTGGGGCCGCACCTACGCCTGGGGCCTGACCACCTGCGCCGGGTACACCGCCCGCTCCACCGAGACCCCGCGGCCGCTGCGCGGGGCCGGCGCCGCGCCGATCGTCGTCATCGGCACCACGCGCGACCCCGCCACGCCGTTCTCCGAGGCGCAGGCCCTGGCCTCCCAGCTGCAGTCGGCCGTGCTGGTCAGCCGCGACGGCGACGGCCACACGGCGTACTCCTCGGGCAACCAGTGCATCGCCGACGCGGTGGAGGACTACCTCGTCGACGGCACGGTGCCCCAGGACGGGCTGCAGTGCTGA
- a CDS encoding DNA polymerase III subunit delta', protein MTALRDGRSTPSSGQVWDDLVGQHRVIEALRAAASGHGMSHAWLFTGPPGSGRSNAAVALAAALECDLGPGPDAGCGVCHECHTVLAGSHADVTMVRTEKLSIGVDEVRELVRRSALAPVGRRWQVLIVEDADRLTDQACNALLKAIEEPTDRTVWMLCAPTVEDVLPTIRSRCRLVTLATPTTEDVAAFLVRTDGVAESLAAYAARASQGHIGRARALARDEATRNRRREVVSYPAKLLSLGACMTAAANLAEVTKEEADQVTSELDAREKTDLDTAYGVVERGRRPREYAPALSALEKGQRTRAKRRHLDMVDRGLMDLVSVYRDAIAIGTRAPGVLVNEEIRGDVEELARVSTPEQNLQRIAAIFAAREQMLEFNVPVALALESMMVALRVGDRVAR, encoded by the coding sequence GTGACGGCCCTTCGAGACGGGCGCAGCACGCCCTCCTCAGGACAGGTGTGGGACGACCTGGTCGGCCAGCACCGGGTCATCGAGGCGCTGCGCGCGGCCGCGTCCGGGCACGGCATGAGCCACGCCTGGCTGTTCACCGGTCCGCCCGGCAGCGGCCGGTCCAACGCCGCGGTGGCGCTGGCCGCGGCGCTCGAGTGCGACCTCGGCCCGGGCCCCGACGCAGGCTGCGGGGTCTGCCACGAGTGCCACACGGTGCTGGCCGGCTCGCACGCCGACGTGACCATGGTCCGCACCGAGAAGCTGTCCATCGGCGTCGACGAGGTCCGCGAGCTGGTCCGCCGCTCGGCCCTGGCGCCGGTCGGCCGGCGTTGGCAGGTGCTCATCGTCGAGGACGCCGACCGGCTCACCGACCAGGCCTGCAACGCGCTGCTCAAGGCCATCGAGGAGCCCACGGACCGCACGGTGTGGATGCTGTGCGCGCCGACGGTCGAGGACGTGCTGCCCACCATCCGCTCACGGTGCCGGCTGGTCACCCTCGCCACGCCGACCACCGAGGACGTCGCGGCGTTCCTGGTCCGCACCGACGGCGTGGCCGAGTCCCTCGCGGCGTACGCCGCCCGCGCCAGCCAGGGCCACATCGGCCGGGCCCGGGCGCTGGCCCGCGACGAGGCGACCCGCAACCGGCGCCGCGAGGTCGTCTCCTACCCCGCCAAGCTGCTCAGCCTCGGCGCCTGCATGACCGCGGCCGCCAACCTGGCCGAGGTCACCAAGGAGGAGGCCGACCAGGTCACCAGCGAGCTCGACGCGCGGGAGAAGACCGACCTCGACACGGCGTACGGCGTGGTCGAGCGCGGGCGCCGCCCACGGGAGTACGCCCCGGCGCTGAGCGCCCTCGAGAAGGGTCAGCGCACCCGGGCCAAGCGGCGCCACCTCGACATGGTGGACCGGGGGCTGATGGACCTGGTCTCGGTCTACCGCGACGCCATCGCGATCGGCACCCGCGCGCCCGGCGTCCTGGTCAACGAGGAGATCCGCGGCGACGTCGAGGAGCTGGCCCGGGTCTCCACGCCCGAGCAGAACCTCCAGCGCATTGCCGCCATCTTCGCCGCACGCGAGCAGATGCTGGAGTTCAATGTCCCGGTGGCCCTCGCCCTGGAGTCGATGATGGTCGCGCTCCGCGTGGGCGACCGGGTGGCCCGGTGA
- the tmk gene encoding dTMP kinase, which produces MSLPATYAATGVFVCFEGGEGGGKSTQARLLAQWLEVQGRRVLLTFEPGDTPVGQELRRIVLSPETGSLSPRTEALLYAADKAEHVDTVVAPALERGDVVVMDRYVDSTLAYQGAGRALAVAEVEHVARWATHGLRPHLTVLLDLDPAIGHARFEGRDRIEGEPLEFFVRVRQLFLDLAAADPEHYLVLDAARPVDDLAAEVRARVEALL; this is translated from the coding sequence GTGAGCCTGCCCGCGACGTACGCCGCCACCGGCGTCTTCGTCTGCTTCGAGGGCGGCGAGGGCGGCGGCAAGTCGACCCAGGCCCGGTTGCTGGCGCAGTGGCTGGAGGTGCAGGGGCGTCGGGTGCTGCTGACCTTCGAGCCGGGCGACACCCCGGTCGGCCAGGAGCTGCGGCGGATCGTGCTGAGCCCGGAGACCGGCTCGCTGTCGCCGCGGACCGAGGCCCTGCTCTACGCCGCGGACAAGGCCGAGCACGTCGACACCGTGGTGGCGCCGGCCCTCGAGCGCGGCGACGTGGTGGTGATGGACCGCTACGTCGACTCCACGCTGGCCTACCAGGGTGCGGGCCGCGCATTGGCGGTGGCCGAGGTCGAGCACGTGGCGCGGTGGGCCACGCACGGGCTGCGGCCGCACCTGACCGTGCTGCTCGACCTAGACCCGGCGATCGGCCACGCGCGCTTCGAGGGTCGCGACCGGATCGAGGGCGAGCCGCTCGAGTTCTTCGTCCGGGTGCGGCAGCTGTTCCTCGACCTGGCCGCCGCGGACCCCGAGCACTACCTCGTCCTCGACGCCGCCCGGCCGGTCGACGACCTGGCCGCCGAGGTCCGCGCCCGGGTGGAGGCGCTGCTGTGA
- the cax gene encoding calcium/proton exchanger, whose translation MLTRSDSIRLGGGAALVAAAGLAHYAGWNSVVAFVVAAGAIALLATLVGLSVEQLGDSFGAGATGVLQSALGNLPELFICIFSLRAGLDDVVRAALVGSILANLLLVLGLAFVVGGLRHGTQQLGSERARTIVVLMLLSVAAWTIPSLAHFVHTPAADHERAFSLIVSVVLLALFALSLPFSLRRDSGTESAGPQHEPPRWPVWLAIGILGVSGAAAAFVSDWFVVALEPTMDSVGISQAFAGLVVVAIAGNAVENVVGVQLAASGNSEYAFSIVLNSPIQIALVLAPVLVIVSQVFGLAAFTLVLSPMLVVSLLLAVVLAAFIAFDGESTWLEGASLIALYGIIAASFWWG comes from the coding sequence GTGCTCACCCGTTCCGACAGCATCCGGCTCGGCGGTGGCGCGGCCCTGGTCGCGGCGGCCGGGCTCGCCCACTACGCCGGCTGGAACAGCGTGGTCGCCTTCGTCGTCGCCGCTGGCGCGATCGCCCTGCTCGCCACCCTGGTCGGGCTCTCGGTGGAACAGCTGGGCGACTCCTTCGGCGCCGGCGCGACCGGGGTGCTGCAGTCCGCGCTCGGCAACCTGCCCGAGCTGTTCATCTGCATCTTCAGCCTCCGCGCCGGCCTCGACGACGTGGTCCGCGCCGCCCTGGTCGGCTCGATCCTGGCCAACCTGCTGCTGGTCCTCGGCCTGGCCTTCGTCGTCGGCGGGCTGCGCCACGGCACCCAGCAGCTCGGCTCGGAGCGGGCCCGCACCATCGTCGTCCTGATGCTGCTCTCGGTCGCCGCCTGGACCATCCCCTCGCTGGCGCACTTCGTGCACACGCCGGCCGCCGACCACGAGCGGGCCTTCTCGCTCATCGTCTCCGTCGTGCTGCTGGCCCTGTTCGCGCTCTCCCTGCCGTTCTCCCTGCGCCGCGACTCCGGCACGGAGTCGGCCGGCCCCCAGCACGAGCCGCCCCGCTGGCCGGTCTGGCTGGCGATCGGGATCCTCGGCGTCTCCGGAGCGGCCGCCGCGTTCGTCTCCGACTGGTTCGTCGTCGCGCTGGAGCCGACCATGGACTCCGTCGGCATTTCCCAGGCCTTCGCCGGGCTGGTCGTCGTGGCCATCGCCGGCAACGCCGTGGAGAACGTCGTCGGCGTCCAGCTCGCGGCCTCCGGCAACAGCGAGTACGCCTTCTCCATCGTGCTCAACAGCCCGATCCAGATCGCGCTCGTCCTGGCCCCGGTCCTGGTCATCGTCTCGCAGGTCTTCGGCCTCGCGGCGTTCACGCTGGTGCTCAGCCCGATGCTCGTCGTGAGCCTGCTGCTCGCCGTCGTGCTGGCCGCGTTCATCGCCTTCGACGGCGAGTCGACGTGGCTGGAGGGTGCGAGCCTGATCGCGCTCTACGGGATCATCGCCGCGTCGTTCTGGTGGGGCTGA